Proteins from one Methanobrevibacter sp. genomic window:
- a CDS encoding aminopeptidase P family protein produces MNMDLHVNNILNDIKKDDIQAYLLTQFTNVEYLSGYKPTSFAFCIIKENPIIYASGMDMELAVRDSAIEVKKYESYELMINELKEEGIKNLAIEPTLPYSTYVRFRDDFDVSSKTYVDKQRMIKTDDEIAKITKATEIAQKSFLQLDILNNKNTEKEIAFDLARYMIENGASKESFDTIVTSGANSSLPHAIPEVKKLEQPILIDWGAIFEGYCSDNTRTMIYTERQQEIWDIVAEAHDKAIKAAKVGMKCCEVDKVARDIITEYGYGDKFIHTTGHSLGLDIHENPGFSARDDTMIENGMVITVEPGIYLEGEFGVRLEDTVSISKKANVIGDLPLNID; encoded by the coding sequence ATAAACATGGACTTACATGTGAACAATATTTTAAATGATATAAAAAAAGATGATATTCAAGCTTATTTACTTACACAATTTACCAATGTCGAATACCTTTCAGGATATAAGCCGACAAGTTTCGCTTTCTGCATAATCAAGGAAAATCCGATTATCTATGCATCAGGAATGGATATGGAACTTGCGGTCCGTGATTCGGCTATTGAAGTTAAAAAATATGAATCATATGAATTGATGATTAATGAATTAAAGGAAGAGGGTATCAAAAACCTCGCAATTGAACCTACACTTCCTTACAGCACATATGTTCGCTTCAGGGATGATTTTGATGTGTCCTCAAAAACATATGTCGACAAGCAACGTATGATCAAGACTGATGATGAAATTGCAAAGATTACAAAAGCAACTGAAATAGCTCAAAAATCATTCTTGCAATTGGATATCCTGAACAATAAGAACACCGAAAAGGAAATTGCTTTTGACCTTGCACGGTATATGATTGAAAATGGGGCTTCAAAGGAGTCATTTGATACAATCGTCACAAGTGGTGCTAATTCAAGTCTTCCTCATGCAATTCCAGAGGTCAAAAAACTGGAACAGCCTATTTTAATTGATTGGGGTGCAATATTTGAAGGGTACTGTTCTGATAATACTCGTACAATGATTTATACTGAACGCCAACAGGAAATTTGGGACATTGTTGCAGAAGCCCATGACAAGGCAATAAAAGCAGCTAAAGTGGGTATGAAATGCTGTGAAGTTGATAAAGTGGCTCGTGATATCATAACTGAATATGGCTATGGTGATAAGTTCATTCACACAACCGGTCACAGTTTAGGTTTGGATATTCATGAAAATCCTGGATTTTCCGCCCGTGATGATACTATGATTGAAAATGGTATGGTTATAACAGTTGAGCCTGGAATCTACTTGGAAGGGGAATTTGGAGTTCGCCTTGAAGATACTGTCAGTATCTCAAAAAAAGCCAATGTTATTGGTGATTTGCCTTTAAACATTGACTAA